ACCTCGATGAATTTATCGGTAACCTTATAGATTACTACGTAGTGGTGCAAAATTTCTTTTACCACCAGGTGGGCTATAGCAGGTTTAGGTATTTTGAACAAGCTTTCAAAAGGGCCTTTTACCCCTTTGGCTTCAAACCCTAATTTCTGGGCCGCCTCAACCATGCCCAATACATTGGTTCCTTTTTTATCGGTACCTGCCAGCTGCCTGATACGGGCAACCGCAAGATCAAGTTTATAGTGTGATGAGACAGAAGCTAAACAAGCTGCCCCGCAATCCGTTATATCCCGCTGTTTTATTTTAATGCTCATTGCTTTCTGGTTTAGCTGCCAATATTAGGATTTACCCAGTCATCCACCTTATCGTACAATAATTGATATAAACTCCGTTTGGTTACGTTAAAACGGGCTGTAAAATTCATTCCCTTTTTCAGATATCCTTTATAACCGTTTTTTAAGGTGAGGTAATTTTTATCAAGGGTGCATTTTACTTTAAATACAGGTTGGTTTTGGTTTACGATAATAATATCATCAGAAATATCAACTACTTTACCGGTTACCAGGCCCCATTGATTATAATTAAAGGCATCTACCTGGAAACGCACCTCCTGCCCTTTTTTAATCAATCCGATATCCGATGGCTTGATATAGCAAAAGGCGGTTAGGTTGGCGTCTGGAGATATTTCGCCGATCTTTTGGTTCGCAAACACATATGCACCATTTTGCACGCCTGTTATATTTTGAACTGAGCCGCTTATAGGAGCCCTCAGCATGTATTGTCTTTTTTGTTCGTTTATCTCAGCTTCCTGCCCGTTTAGCTGACGTAGTTCATTCCTGAACCCATTGGCTTCTGTTTGCCATTGGGTTTTATATTTGGCCAATATCATTAAATAGGCAGATTTGGCCTGGTCATACTCAAACTTATACTTTTCGTACTCAGACTCGGTGAGTACTTTGTTTTTATACAATTCGTTATAGCGGTTAAATGTACTTGCCGCCTGTTCTTTGGCAATAGCCGAATTTTGCAGCTCCTGTGCAAATTGCTGCCATGAGGCATTATATTGTCCGGTTTGCAAATTAGGGGTACGTGTTCTTTCGTTATTGACACCAGCCAGCAATTCGTTGATATCTCCTAAAAACTGCCCTATTTGTCGTTTTCGATTATCGGCCAAAGCGCCTTGTTGTTTCTGAACAGAGGCATCTATCACTAAAATGGTATCGCCCCGTGTAATTTTTTGATTGTCGGTAAGTTTAAGTCTGGTGAGCCGTCCGTTAACCGGGATGGTTAATTCGGCTTTTTCGATAGATGATTGTAAAAGCCCGTTACCCTTTACACTGATAGGGGTTTTAATAAATGGAAGCACTGCAAAAGTTACTAATATCGCTAATACGGTAACCACGTAGATAAGCTGGGTTCGCCTGCTGATCTGTGAACGGTAAACGATAGAGGTTTCAGCAATTGTTTCTGTAGAATAGGTAGATAATGCCATGCTTTTGTTAACATATTAAAATAGTCGTTACCCTGAAAAATTCATGATAACGACTATCCTATGTTTTTATAAACCTTGAACCAATTTAACAACAGCGTCTAAAATAGAGCCTAAAGCTGTAAAAACGGCGCCAAGCAAATCGCCTAAGCCGTAACCGCCATTAACATTGATCATTTCATTGGCGTCCATTTCCTGAACACCAAGTTCTTTTAATTCTAAATTTTTCATAATTGTGAGTGTTTATTTGATTTTTTACGAAATTGAGCGAAGTTAAGTTGCCAGTATTGCTATTACCGTAACGTAGATAAGCTGTGTCGGCGGCTGATCTATGAAGGGTAAATGACAGTGGCTTCAGCCATTGTTTTCTGTAGAATTATAAACCCTGAATCAATTTAACAACGGCATTTAAGATGTTTCCAACGGCTAAAAGAACAGTTGCAAGTACATTAACTATTGGACCGATAGGATTTAGATCTAATCCTCCACCGTTTACACTGATTGCTGCTTTAGCATCCAGTTCCTGAACACCAAGTTCTTTTAATTCTAAGTTTTTCATAACGCTGCACGTTTACTTGTTTCTATACAAAAACGGGCCAATTAAATTGGCTCTGTTGAAAACAAAATAGCCGCGCTTTCAAGAACTTAAAAGCAACGACTATTTATTATTTTCTATAATTGTCCCTGAAGTAATTGGAACAGCGAACCTAATGTTTTAGTAAGGAGAGTGCCGGTATCAGTTAAAACCCCTGCTAAAAATTTCAAAACAGGCTCAAGGTTAAGGTTAATGTTGATATCACCTAAACCACCACCATTAACTTTTGTCATTTCAGCAGTGTTCATTTCCTGAACACCAAGTTCTTTTAACTTTAAATTTTTCATAACTGAATTTTTAATCATTTCCCTTACTCTATTTAGAGGCTTTTCAGGATACGCCCTAATCGGCAAAAGCCGTTATATCACATTATAAAGCTATCTTATCGCTTTAATTAACTCAAGTCCTCGTTAAGATCTTAAATTCCGCTAAGGAGACCTGACACAGAATGTAAAAGACCCACAATTACAATTGAAAGCCCTGGAAGCAGGGGACCAAGGGTACCACCTAAAATAATAGCGAGGTTATCTACAAGAGCAGCAACACCACCCAAAATAGCGCCACCATTAACTATAGTCATTTCAGCAGTATTCAATTCCTGAACACCCAGTTCTTTTAATTCTATATTTTTCATAATTGTAGTCTTAAATATTTG
This window of the Mucilaginibacter inviolabilis genome carries:
- a CDS encoding HlyD family secretion protein; the encoded protein is MALSTYSTETIAETSIVYRSQISRRTQLIYVVTVLAILVTFAVLPFIKTPISVKGNGLLQSSIEKAELTIPVNGRLTRLKLTDNQKITRGDTILVIDASVQKQQGALADNRKRQIGQFLGDINELLAGVNNERTRTPNLQTGQYNASWQQFAQELQNSAIAKEQAASTFNRYNELYKNKVLTESEYEKYKFEYDQAKSAYLMILAKYKTQWQTEANGFRNELRQLNGQEAEINEQKRQYMLRAPISGSVQNITGVQNGAYVFANQKIGEISPDANLTAFCYIKPSDIGLIKKGQEVRFQVDAFNYNQWGLVTGKVVDISDDIIIVNQNQPVFKVKCTLDKNYLTLKNGYKGYLKKGMNFTARFNVTKRSLYQLLYDKVDDWVNPNIGS